The window CCTAAATTTGGTCAGGCGACTTACCCAAAAATAAAAACCAGTCAACTCACACATAGTCAGTCCCATATGACTTGGTAACAACGACCAGTTCAATGGAGCAAGGTGGGACTATTCTGTATCTCGTGATCGGTGTATGCTATAGCTCAATTGGCTGCACAGCCTACAACGTACGAACACACACATGCCCAGCCAGAAGCCCAGCCGAGTGACCTAACGAAAAATCGAACTCGGCCTACAAGGACACAACCTATGTATGACGAAACAGACAGGCAGACGAAACCAAGAATATTACCTTCCTTTATTAGTAGATATAGATAGATACATAAGTATAGTCTAGGGTATAAATACAAATATATATCATGTTTGGACGTCTGGTAAGTGCACTCCATGATGATCAATGAGTTTGACAAATTTTTTAGGTATGATCATGATGATCCATGGCGCACTCAAGAGGAATGTGTGTTGCCATGAGCCAGGAACTCTATGAGGTTGCTGTTGAAGACACATGGCCTCTCCAGTTGTACAAGATGCCCTCCTTTGCTTATGCGTCGCAGGATCGCCTTCTCGCCTAGCTTGCTGCATCCATAATTTGAGAACGATAGTACATGTAATATATGATTAATTTGATGAGGGAACGTAAGTGGATACTAGTTGTTTTCTTACTTTTTCAGACTCTCAGCATCCTCTATGGGCCACATGTTGTCATTTTCACCCCACAACAGGAGTATGCTCTTCACTCATCAGCCATAAAATTAATGGAATTTTAATCACAAGGAACTAGAGGACAAGAAATGCACTTTGTCCATTGCATTGGTCTGCAGCAGGCTGTAACTTTTTTACGACAAATAATACAAAAATGGTTATTTTCTATCTTGTGACGTGGGCTAGAAGTATATAAAAAAAGTATTCAATCGGCAGAGGTTCTGGTGAGCTGTTCTAGTGCTACAGAGCTTTGTGGTTCTGCTTTGTTAATTTCGGATGCTCGGGAACACGGTCCAAATTGCCACAAAATGTAATGTATATATCATATCATAAAATTTGAAATCCGAAATCAGTCACACAAGAAATCTTGCAGCCAATATTTGCTTGGGGAGATAAAGAAAGAACCTACTGTGGACTCCAAAAATTGTTTTCTTTAATGACGGATTCACATATTTCTCCCTTGATAGTTGCATGTCACCAAAATCTAGAAGTTGTGCAGCTTTAGCTGTAGAAATGTGCAACTTCCACCTGAATTTGCCTATAAATTTCTAAACTATGCAACCGCGTAATGAAAGAAGAAGTTACATAAAGAATCAACATGCTGAGACACAGACAATCCTCATGGTGCTTGAAAAAAAAAATCTGTCGTGGTAATTTTCAACAACTGTCCATATATCAGACTTCAGGATCCATCCAGTTCAAAAGGATGAGAAAAATGTTGATCTAACGATCGTCAGTCGTTATGTGTGTGAGAATTAGTATAATTTAAACTATCACGGTGAGCCTTTTTGACTTCTCAGTTCTCATCGTGATTTGCACGGTAGTTGGAGAATCAAGATTGGTTCAAATGGTTAGCATCATCGATTCAGACATAAGAATATCTATGTCCAATTATGCATAGACGAATTCCTTATTGTAAACTGGTTGGAGACTGTCAGTGCATATAGCGATGAGAAGTTTGAGAACCTGCTGAGAAACAGGGGCAAATGCTTCTGTGTCCCCGACGACTATATCTTCTATCATCTCAGCTCTCTCCTTTCGGTTGAAATACATCACCTGAACAACAAAGCACGTAATGAATGGTTCATCTTAGTTTTAACAAGACAAAGAAGGGAGCAGAAATACCTTAAGAAAGTCCCTGAGAAGGCGATCCGGAAACCACGGCTTCATGTGCATGGCGTTGGAGAACAGCAACCTGAGCGGGCCAACCGACTCCGGCACCAAGAGCTCCGTCAGCGACTGGGCCCAGCCGAGCCTCCCCTGTTGGGCGAATAAGCCGGGGCGACGCACCGGACACGACCAGCGAGTGTATGGGCGCGAGCTGGCCGGGTCGGGCGCGCCTGGTCCGCGGGGTGTGCGTGCGTAGGTGTGCGTGTGCGAGTGCGTGAGCCAGCGCGTGTGTGCGCGGGGCCACGCCGTGCTGGTAGCGAGCAACCAGGAGGGGTAGACCGCGTCGGGCGCGCTGGGAGGCCGTGGCGATCGCGTATGGGCGCGGTGCGTGGACGCGGCCAGAGCGCGGAGGACATGGGGAAGAGGGTGGGCGAGTGGGTGCAAGGCAAGGCCTGGCAGGCCGGTGCTCGCCGGTATAAAACCCTGGTCCCCCCCCGTAGCTCGTTGACACGGTCGAGTTCGTACTCGAGGAAAGAAAAAAAGCGTTCGTGCCCTGGAAAAATATCTGTGTCCACCATTCTTCTGATCTTCTTCCTTTCTCTTCGTTTGTTCGAGCCATGGCGAGTGAGAGAGAGCTGAGCGTGAGAGAGAGAGCTAGGGCTAGGGCTACGGTCCCAAGAATTGGCATCAGAGCCACGTGAAGATTGGGGCACGCCGGCGATGTTGATCGTCCCCTacggcggcggtgcgggcggaTCACTGCCGCAGTCGGTGCTGCAGCTCACCGGCGATAACTACACGGCGTGGGCCATCAAGGTCGAGGCGAACCTCGACGCGGCCGGGCTGTGGGAGGCGGTGGTCGTGCTGGAGGACGCGGCGGCGGCCGTCATCGCGAAGAAGGACAAGCCCGCGCGCGCCTACCTCCTCAGTGCACTCGCGGAGAACTTGCTGCTGCAGGTGGCGTCGAAGAAAACCGCGGCGGAGGTGTGGGCGAGCTTGAAGGCCAGGTTTGTGGGGGCGGACCGCGTGCGCGCGGCTCGGCTAGGCACGCTGCGCAGGGAGTTTGAGCTCCTGCGCATGGCGGATGCCGAGACCCTAGATGACTTTGCCGGTAGGCTCGGAGGCATGGCGGCATGCTACGCGGCATTGGGCTCGACCCTGGAGGACGTCGCCCTCGTCAAGAAACTGCTCGACTCGGTGCCGGACCGCCTGTACGCGGCGGTGGCCGGGATCGAGCAGTTCTGCAACGTCGACATGATGGCGTTCGAGGACGCGTTGGGGCCGCTGAAGGCCTTCGATGAACGGGTGCGTCGGCGCGGGCAGGACGGAGGCGGCCATGGCGGGGACCAGCTGATGTTCACATCAGCGCAATGGCGGGCCCGCGAGCGGCAGCGAGGCGGAGCTCGGAACGACGACGACGGGGCGCGCAGCGAGGCGTCAGGCTTCGGCGGCAACAAACGAGGCCGGTGCTACAAGTGTGGTGAGCGGGGTCACTTCAAACGTGACTGCCCGCAATGGAAgaaggcgccggcggcggagcgtgCATTGCTGGTCGACGGCGACGTCGAGGACGCCGGCCTGCTCTGAGCCGCGGCTTAGGGCGCGAATGTTGGGCGAATAAGCCGCGGCGACGCACCGGACACGACCAGCGCGTGTACGGGCGCGAGCTGGCCGGGTCGGGCGCGCCGGGTCCGCGGGGTGTGCGTGCGTAGGTGTGCGTGTGTGAGTGCGTGAGCCAGCGTGTGTGTGCGTGGGGCCACGCCGTGCTGTTAGCGAGCAACCAGGAGGGGTAGACCGTGTCGGGCGCGCTGGGAGGCCGTGGCGACTGCGTACGGGCGCGGTGCGTGGACGTGGCCAGAGCGCGGAGGACGTGGGGAAGAGGGTAGGCGAGTGGGTGCAAGGCAAGGCCTGACAGGCCGGTGCTCGCGAGCGAGAGAGAGCTGAGCGTGAGAGAGAGAGCTAGGGCTAGGGCTACGGTTCCAACATCCCCAGCAAGTCGTCCCTCATGGCGCTAGTGTACTTGACGGTGCTGCCGGAGGCGATGATGGAGCGGACCAGTTCTGGGTACACGGCCGCCAGCTCGAATGCCACGAACCCGCCATAGCTCCAGCCAACCACGTCGGCCGCACTGACTACAAGCTTCCGTAGAGCCGCCGCGAGGCACCGTGCCTCGAAGGCCACGGAGCGGTCGAGCAACGGTGATGTGGAGCCGCCGAAGTGCACCAGGTCGGGGACGTACACGTCGTAGCCACGATTCGTGAGGGCGCCCACCTGGAGCACCCACGTCATAATGCCGTCGCCGGCGAAGCCGTGCACGAGCACCACGGGCTGGTGCTTCTTCCGCTGCTTCTGCTTCCTGTCCGGTGCATCGTCATTATCGGGCAGCCAGAAGTTTATGACAGTGCCCGCGTCATCGACGGCAACAGCGTGCTGCCGGAGGCCGGCGCTTGTCGCCAGACGGGCaactaagagcaactctagcagaccccgcatcccgccccggcccgcaaaataaccgccaaatTGCGGGTCGGGGCGGAAAAACCAGCTCgatcagaccccgcatcccgccccggCCCGTAAATATTTTTACGGGGCGCGGCAAATCTTCTCCCTCAACCTCTATCTTCACGGGCTGGGAGGCCGACCCGAGCTCAACCCCTATCCGGTGCGAGatttggcgggagggacatttcagcGCGCCCTTTCCTGCTCCCCGCACCCTCCGCCACCATTGCCCCCCTCCGCAAGCTCCGGTTCCTTCTTCCCGGCCGTTCATCGCCGCCATGGACGACCCCATGCTGTCCCCCGTCACTGTCGAGGTCGCGCATGCTCCTTCCCGTCGGGCGGATCTCGTCGCCGGCCATGTtggccccgccgccgtcgcccaagCACAAGCCGCGCCTTCCCGCAAGCGGCAGGGCAACGTGGTCGTGCAGGGCAGGAATCCGGCTGCCCCCCGCCGCGATGGCCCGCGCTCCGGGCGCCAACTCGGCAGCGCGAtcccggccggcggcggagaagGTCGGCAAGGCCGCGAGCGTAAAGCGTAGGAAAGTTCCGGCTTCAAAGAAGCCACCTTCTTCAACCTCTCACTCCATCCCCCTGCAAGGAGGTGCTCCGGCGATGCCGTTCAGCGGTGCCGCTCCCCCCGCGAgcgaggtgttcgacgaaatggccGGAAGGTATGCGTCTTCGGTCTTGGCGATTCCCTTTCATTTTTCGCCATTATTCTCGATAGCTCATGACTTGTTATCATTCGCTATAGCGGTGGTTCGAACAATGCAACAACCGAGTTCGTGAACTTGTTGGACACGAACGCGGTTGACATTGATCAAGCCCCTTTCGAACCATTCGACTACAATGAAACGGAGGGCGGCGTGGATGATCATGGATGTGCGGACGAATTGGAGGAGAtcgaagcggaagcgtttgagCAATCGCAAGCAAAAATTAGGAAAAGCCAAAGATCgaagaactacacgatcttggaaGATCAAGCTTTGATCCAAGCATGGAGTGCGGTGTCTCTTGATGCATGCACGGGTACTTCTCAAACCGCCAAGAGATATTGGCAAAGGAACGAAGATCAATACTTCCGCATTATGAAAAAGTATCCCAATAGGACTCCACGCACATTTCGGTCGCTTCAAGGGCGTTGGGAGAATATCAAGCCTATGTGTAGCCGTTGGGCAGCTTGCTTGGAGCAAGTACGCAATGCACCACCAAGTGGCACCGTGGAGTCCGACTATGTGAGTTTGTTTTGCCTTTGTTCAAGTTGTGCATCATCATATTGTATCATGCGAAATGATTGCATCACTTTGTTCATATTGTGTAGGACAAGATTGCTCAACATAGATACAAGGACATGGAAGCTTCGGAAGGCAGATTCTTCAAGCTAGAGCATTGTTGGGAGTTGCTCCAAAAGTGCGAGAAGTGGAAGTTGGTCGACAAAGAATCCCCACCAAAGAGAGGCTCAGTTACAAACATGGATGAACatgaggatgatgatggcccAAGAAATTTGTACAAGCCTGATGGCGACAAGAAGACtaaggagaagatgaagagagaGCAAGAAGCATCGAGCTTGAGGGAGAAGATTGATGCCATGGTGCAATCAAACGAGGCGATGTTGTTGAAGTCGTTGGAGATAAAGAAAGAGTTGGCCGAGAAGAAAGCAAAAGAGAAGCAAGAAAAGTGGCAAATACTCAAGGAAGAGGGGCTCCACAAAGCTGACATTGAGGAGAGAAGAGCACGCGTCGCTGATAACAAATTCATGTCCTTGTTGCTCGCCGAAGAGAACAAGATCATGTCAATAAACCGCTATGACATGGACGACCtggcatgatatggcaaggagagaaatcttgaagaggaGATTGGCTGCGTCGACCGGTCCATGTTACAGTTCCGGAGATGTTTTCTCCGCTCCATATGGTGGCAATGTGGATGATTTCGGTGCCGGAGTTGGAACAAGCGCCGGAGGTGGATTCGGTGGCGCCGATGAACCTCAAGATGAACTTGAAGGCGCGGAGTGAAGATCTACCAAGATGATGCCGGACATGGGCGCAAACCTTTGCAGGGCCCTCTTTTGCGTTTGCCATAATGAACTTGACATTTATTTGCGCGTATAACTGTGTATTTCGTTTGAATTTGAACTTGTTTGTGAAACCCTATGTCAAATGCGAGATTTGCAGTTTTTCTATTTGCGGGTCGTCACGGTGGTGCCCGAGCAGAACCCGCAGAAGCCTACCCGTAAAATAGCATATTCCTCTAATATATTTTTTACGGATCCGTTTAGAGGGTCTGCATCTGTGCCAGCCCGCGCCGGCCCGCAAAAGTGGTATTGCGCGAACTGTAAACGCGTTTTTCGGGctggcgggatgcggggtctgctagagttgctctaagtgTTTTCTTAGCACTTGTATCCAGTTCACCATCCTGTGTATGCACGTACGTGGTTGCTGCTTATTTATTGCTTAATGGCTGTTGGCAATTTTATCGGGGTTTAGGTAACCACATTTGCAATGTACCATGGCGGTTAGCACTTTTTATTTAGGGCCATGCTAGGCGCCCGCGCACCGGCCGGACGCTTCGGCCGGTCCAACCCTAGCCGTCAGATCGGCCCGTTCCGATCCGTTGGATCCTTATCCAACCAGGGCGTCGTCTTCCTCTCGCGAGCGCGGACGGGAAAGGAACCCCGTCTCGCCGCCCGTCTTCGCCGGCCGCCCCACGCTCCCGCACTCAGCTCGCCCCGCCCGCTCGCCGCCCCGGCCGCCGGTTGGAGCTGACCGCTCGCCGCCTCGGCCGCCCGTCGGAGCGCCATGGATGCAGCTCCGCGACTCAACTCGTCCAAGTCCGctcgccgccccggccgcccgTCGGGGCCGCCCCGCGCTCCGGGACTCAGCTCGCCCCGACCGCTCGCTGCCCCCGCTGCTCGTCGGTGCGCCAGGGATGCCGCTCCGCCTCACCGATgattggttccagcaaaaaacaTAGATGCCCCATGGTAGCATTTTCCCGTGTCAGTCGTAGCAAATGAAGAGAacggttgcagcaaaaaaatCCATCGGCGTCGCCATTGTAGCAAACATGTTAATCGGATGTGGCAAAACACATCGCCAATGGTATCAAAAAACGAGGTTGTTGCAACAAAAAATGTTCGTCCTCGTCGTCGCCGGTCACACCTCAGTCGCAAAAAAGTGCCATGGCCGCATGAATGGATGTAGCAAAACACACAGACGGTAGTAGCAAAAAATTGACACGGTTGTAGCTTTTCCCCTCTACGGTGGAAGCTTTTCTGTAAACGACTGAAACTTTTTTCGTTTTGAGCAGCGCCTGGGTGAAAAATTCATCTCTCGtttggttgaagcttttttcatcGAAGGTTGTAGCATTTTCTGTAGACGGTTGTAGCTTTCATCGATGGCATTGAACACTTGCAACTTTCTGTATATCCGATGTAGCAAAACTCGGCGCCGGTTGTAGCTGAGTGGTGTGCCGGTTGTAGCAAAATGTGATACAGGTCGTAGCATGTAACAAAAAAGCGCGATGTCTAGTGTTTGCTCGCGATGACGATGACGCCGTTTTGCTGCAACAGTAGTAGATTTTTGCTACCACCGGCGATTGAATTTGCTACAACCGGTTCTAATAAAAAATCACCGTGGGGTGTAGTCTGCCATGGCTGGGGAGGCTCGAGCGCTGCAAGGTCTGGCGAGGGGCGGCCAGGGCGGATTCCAGGGAGAGGCAGAGGGGCGCATTCTGGGAAGAGGCAGAGGGGTAGTAGTCCGGCGAGGGGCGGCCCCAGGCGGACGAGATCCGGCGAGGGGCGACCGCATGCGAACGAGATCCGGCGAGGGGCGGCCGCACGCGAACGACATCCGGCGAGGGGCGGCCGCACGCGGACGACAAGGCGCTCTTCTCTGGCGGCGGCGGTCGAAGGAGCCCGTTGGTCGCCTGGCCGGCGCGTGGTGCCTGCCGGCGCTGGTGCCCTCCTGTACGTGCGTTGCGCGAGGAAGAGGGAGCAACTAATTGGATTGAGGCCGGACACGTGGCACAACATCTATCCTTGGATCTGAAGAGATCCAACGCGCAAAGCGAGTCGTTTCGCCGGCAGTCCGGATACAAACGTTTCCCTTTTATTTATAGGCCGCGCGAGCATTAATTATCTCTTGTCGTCGATTCCTACCAAACGTCGTCATTGGTACAGCTCGTGAACTTCTTTTTCTTTCAGAAAACATGGTTGAAAAGAAATTCTGCAGACATGTAAATTACACGAAATTCCGAGACGATTTTTACATTAGGAAAGAGATTAGGCCAGAAAATGGTGTTCGGGCTAACGCTCTGGCGATGAACGCCGGACAAACCCTAGTCTCACGACCACCACGCTGATCACTAACCGCGTGACCCGCACGACCTCCATGCACGTCCACTTCTAGCGCATCCATAGGATGCTCTCAACGGCCACACGACCCGAACGTTCAGCTGACGAGCACATGAACTAACTACATGCAGCTGCAGCTGCGCGGACGACCCGGCTGCCTCCAACAGATCCCAACGGCCGCTACTAACATGCAGCTCCTTCTGTGAATTATGACTACATCAGGATAGTTTATTGGCAGCGAGAcattttttttaacacagtacagacgcaagcgctcatatacacgcgcatacactcacccttATGAACGCACACACACACCCTACCCTTATGAGCAtctccgaaagactgagccggcatatcatcttgaaatttacgaagtcaccgtaggcacctcgtcgtcgacgggaacgtctcctcccactgaatgcacatcaccggaaatcctgaaataaattcaggaataaatgcaagcaccaggacttgaaccctgatgggctggggataccacagtccctctagccacccaaccacaggttggttcgcagCAGCGAGACATTTTGATATTAGAGACGAGTGGGAGGCCGCCATTTATATCATGTCAATGGTAACAAATTATTTAGTGGCGTGTCACACGCAACCCACTGGTAACCAATATACGTGGCGTGTCCTTACCCACACACCACATCTATATGCACACATCATTATTAACTTTCGCCTAAAATTTTAAAAACATACTTACATTCAACTACTAGTGGCGCGTGAATAGACACACATGCCACAGGCAAGGTACATACTACTGGCGTGCTCTTATGCCTCCAATCTACTAGTAACTATTTTCAGTATATTTTAGAAAAAATTACCACAATTAGAAATAAATTCAACATATTTACAAGGATTGaaatattcaaaaaaatataTGCATATGCATACACAAGAATAGACACTATCTATTAATTACATGTATTGGAATACATATATACATTCATTAATTCACCATATGCATCCTATTGAATTGATTATGCACATGTCATTTCTGAACTACATACATACATCAATAGACCATATACATCACTTGATTAAATTGTTGATCTTAGTTTGCTCCATATATATGGCAAAGAAAATAGCATGTCCAAAGAAATTTAAAGCATCTATTAGCATCGAGAATGACCGTGCAACAATTATTGGCGTGAAATGCTCATATAGGTTGTCATGCTATTATTTTGTAGGCAAATGACTCatattcactagtagaaaacggggcTTTGGTCCAAGCTCGATctacacattagtcccggttgcattacgaaccgggactaacgtgagcattagtcccggttcgagcggctagggcgcCTGTCGGGGCTCGGCAGGCAtcagtcccggttcaaatgggacctttagtcccggttggagacaccaaccgggactaa is drawn from Aegilops tauschii subsp. strangulata cultivar AL8/78 chromosome 1, Aet v6.0, whole genome shotgun sequence and contains these coding sequences:
- the LOC109734578 gene encoding uncharacterized protein codes for the protein MVNWIQVLRKHLVARLATSAGLRQHAVAVDDAGTVINFWLPDNDDAPDRKQKQRKKHQPVVLVHGFAGDGIMTWVLQVGALTNRGYDVYVPDLVHFGGSTSPLLDRSVAFEARCLAAALRKLVVSAADVVGWSYGGFVAFELAAVYPELVRSIIASGSTVKYTSAMRDDLLGMLGWAQSLTELLVPESVGPLRLLFSNAMHMKPWFPDRLLRDFLKVMYFNRKERAEMIEDIVVGDTEAFAPVSQQSILLLWGENDNMWPIEDAESLKNKLGEKAILRRISKGGHLVQLERPCVFNSNLIEFLAHGNTHSS
- the LOC141039232 gene encoding uncharacterized protein — its product is MADAETLDDFAGRLGGMAACYAALGSTLEDVALVKKLLDSVPDRLYAAVAGIEQFCNVDMMAFEDALGPLKAFDERVRRRGQDGGGHGGDQLMFTSAQWRARERQRGGARNDDDGARSEASGFGGNKRGRCYKCGERGHFKRDCPQWKKAPAAERALLVDGDVEDAGLL